A portion of the Sphingobacterium spiritivorum genome contains these proteins:
- a CDS encoding glycoside hydrolase family 88 protein, whose protein sequence is MNVKSQALALVFLSLTVISPSFGQKKSALRLSSSFIEQNLKDAAKQIKVLANQTPEDKFPKTFENGKEVFSGSSWWCSGFYPGTLLYLYEGTGDKSLLNYAEEKLKFLEKEKNNKGTHDLGFMLYCSFGNALRLTGDSSNYKEVLVTGANSLSSRYNPTTKTIRSWDHKPWHYPVIIDNMMNLEFLTQASRITGDPQYYNIAVTHANTTLKNHFRKDYSSYHVIDYDKETGKVIAKKTHQGAFDESAWSRGQGWALYGYTMMYRETKDKKYLNQARNVANYILTNPNLPADLIPYWDFDKDKIPADSKMYKNKDLRDVSAAALYTSALLELAQYTKGKESAEYMEKAEKILENLSTAPYKSAYGETGGYILQHSVGAIPLNSEVDVPLTYADYYYVEALVRYQRLLKGESIIKE, encoded by the coding sequence ATGAATGTTAAGTCACAAGCCCTTGCTTTAGTTTTTCTCTCTCTTACTGTAATATCGCCTTCTTTTGGTCAGAAGAAATCTGCCCTCCGGTTGAGCTCTTCATTTATCGAGCAGAACCTTAAAGATGCAGCTAAGCAGATTAAAGTACTGGCAAACCAGACCCCGGAAGATAAATTTCCAAAGACCTTTGAAAACGGAAAGGAAGTGTTTTCAGGATCAAGCTGGTGGTGTTCCGGCTTCTACCCGGGTACGTTACTTTATTTATATGAAGGAACAGGTGATAAGTCATTATTGAATTACGCTGAAGAAAAGCTGAAATTTCTTGAAAAGGAGAAGAATAATAAGGGTACGCATGACCTTGGATTTATGCTGTATTGCAGTTTTGGAAATGCATTACGCCTTACCGGCGACTCCAGCAATTATAAAGAGGTGTTGGTTACCGGAGCGAATTCGCTTTCTTCACGTTATAATCCCACGACTAAGACTATCCGCTCATGGGATCACAAACCCTGGCATTATCCTGTGATCATTGATAATATGATGAATCTGGAATTCCTGACTCAGGCTTCCAGAATTACTGGAGATCCCCAATATTATAATATAGCAGTTACACATGCCAATACTACGTTAAAAAATCACTTTAGAAAAGATTACAGCTCTTACCATGTGATTGATTATGATAAGGAAACCGGAAAGGTGATCGCTAAGAAAACCCATCAGGGTGCCTTTGATGAATCAGCATGGTCAAGAGGGCAGGGCTGGGCACTGTACGGTTATACCATGATGTACCGTGAAACAAAAGATAAAAAGTATCTCAATCAGGCACGAAATGTCGCGAATTATATATTGACAAATCCCAATCTTCCAGCAGACCTGATACCTTATTGGGACTTTGATAAAGATAAGATACCTGCAGACAGCAAGATGTATAAGAATAAAGATCTGCGTGATGTGTCTGCTGCGGCGCTGTATACTTCAGCATTGTTAGAGCTTGCACAGTATACAAAGGGTAAAGAATCTGCAGAATATATGGAGAAAGCAGAGAAAATCCTTGAAAATCTCTCGACTGCTCCTTATAAATCAGCATACGGAGAGACTGGAGGGTATATCTTGCAACATAGTGTAGGCGCTATTCCGCTTAATTCTGAAGTAGATGTGCCATTGACATATGCTGACTATTATTATGTGGAGGCATTAGTGAGATATCAGCGCTTGTTAAAAGGTGAATCTATTATTAAGGAATAA